A single window of Rubripirellula lacrimiformis DNA harbors:
- a CDS encoding lysophospholipid acyltransferase family protein: MSDLVPPRRDDQIQYVDGGYRSAGQPPSMVGRTFPTLHFYQQFVRNVLRSSRVAKRGRYDNETWSRTSFEVLRALESVGITVEVAGTGNLQSLHSPCVFVGNHMSMLETIVLPAIVQPICDVTFVVKQSLVDYPVFRHILGSRNPIAVSRVNAREDFKVVMTQGAERLQRGISVVVFPQTTRSTSFDPSQFNSIGIKLASRCGVPVIPIALRTDAWGNGKRIKDLGPIDPSKTVHFEFGSPIDVVGRGEAQHQQVIEFIESRLASWAD, from the coding sequence GTGTCCGACCTTGTGCCACCCCGTCGTGACGACCAGATTCAATACGTCGATGGGGGCTATCGGTCGGCAGGTCAGCCACCGTCAATGGTCGGACGGACGTTTCCAACCCTGCATTTCTATCAGCAGTTTGTGCGCAACGTTCTGCGTTCTAGCCGGGTTGCAAAACGCGGCAGATACGACAACGAAACGTGGAGCCGGACCAGTTTTGAAGTGCTGCGTGCCCTGGAATCAGTAGGCATCACCGTCGAAGTCGCCGGCACTGGGAACTTGCAATCGTTGCACTCGCCTTGTGTGTTTGTCGGCAACCACATGAGCATGTTGGAAACGATCGTGTTGCCAGCGATCGTTCAACCGATTTGTGATGTGACCTTTGTGGTCAAGCAAAGCTTGGTGGACTATCCGGTGTTTCGACACATTCTCGGCTCGCGCAATCCGATCGCAGTGTCGCGAGTCAACGCACGGGAAGACTTCAAGGTCGTGATGACCCAGGGTGCGGAAAGGCTTCAACGAGGCATCTCGGTCGTCGTTTTTCCGCAGACCACACGAAGCACGTCGTTCGATCCATCACAGTTCAATTCGATCGGCATCAAATTGGCGTCGCGCTGCGGCGTGCCTGTCATTCCGATCGCGCTGCGGACCGATGCATGGGGCAACGGAAAGCGGATCAAAGACTTGGGCCCGATCGATCCCAGCAAGACCGTGCATTTCGAATTCGGATCTCCCATCGATGTCGTGGGCCGCGGTGAAGCACAGCACCAGCAAGTGATCGAGTTCATCGAGTCGCGGCTGGCCAGTTGGGCCGATTGA
- a CDS encoding YaiI/YqxD family protein yields the protein MKIWIDADAAPTDVKEIVFKASKRLEIETILVANRPVVAPPAYAQVRSVTVPEGADQADRYIAMTADFGDLAITADVPLASDLVDGGLYVIDPRGVEYSQDTIASRLSMRNFMDDLRGEGMVVGRTSPYSATDKKAFAATFDRLLTRAIRADERRRRSQSHGTEQPADSDGTGDTAAPADTDRLSE from the coding sequence TTGAAGATTTGGATCGACGCTGACGCGGCTCCGACCGACGTCAAAGAGATTGTTTTTAAAGCGTCCAAGCGGCTGGAAATTGAAACCATCTTGGTCGCCAACCGCCCGGTCGTCGCCCCCCCGGCCTATGCCCAGGTGCGATCGGTCACCGTGCCCGAAGGCGCCGATCAAGCCGACCGCTATATCGCCATGACGGCCGATTTCGGTGATTTGGCGATCACGGCCGATGTGCCCTTGGCCAGTGATTTGGTGGACGGCGGGTTGTACGTCATCGACCCCCGCGGCGTTGAATACTCCCAAGACACGATCGCTTCCCGATTGTCGATGCGAAATTTCATGGATGATCTGCGTGGTGAAGGCATGGTGGTGGGCCGGACGTCGCCCTACAGTGCCACCGACAAAAAGGCCTTTGCAGCAACCTTCGACCGGCTGTTGACCCGCGCCATTCGCGCCGACGAAAGACGGCGTCGTTCCCAATCCCACGGGACCGAGCAACCTGCGGATTCGGATGGGACGGGTGACACGGCGGCGCCGGCCGATACGGATAGGCTGTCCGAATGA